From a single Arthrobacter sp. SLBN-112 genomic region:
- a CDS encoding helix-turn-helix domain-containing protein, translating to MAEKRFLALADVSEILNISSAQAYALVRSGELPAIQVGGRGQWRVESRLLEEYISRGYEKTAEYVRAQSSEGRPGPDDN from the coding sequence GTGGCTGAGAAGCGGTTTCTGGCGTTGGCTGATGTTTCGGAGATTTTGAACATCTCCTCAGCCCAGGCGTATGCCCTGGTCCGGTCAGGAGAGTTGCCTGCGATTCAGGTTGGGGGCCGGGGGCAGTGGCGGGTTGAGTCGCGCCTTTTAGAGGAATACATTTCCCGGGGTTATGAGAAGACCGCCGAGTATGTCCGTGCGCAGTCTTCTGAGGGCCGGCCCGGGCCGGACGATAACTAG
- a CDS encoding DUF6262 family protein yields MSEKRQAAIAGLITAKKKESKTKQALVRKAITRLINCSELLTVSSVARAAGVSRWLIYNTPELKTAVTRAAAQQRATWAQGHEQAGMTPKGAVTELLRLQERLATVTRQRDHYKRAVNTNLAEALAGRTPEQMASYISELESQLSTERTSTEQARTAISLLEAQVEDLNDQLRAAQSINRTMMKQRNDPASVTRLEARMPEDR; encoded by the coding sequence ATGAGCGAAAAACGGCAGGCAGCCATCGCCGGGCTCATTACGGCCAAGAAAAAGGAAAGCAAAACCAAACAAGCCCTCGTCCGGAAAGCAATCACCCGGCTCATCAACTGCTCCGAACTGCTAACCGTCTCCTCGGTCGCCAGGGCAGCCGGGGTCAGCCGCTGGCTGATCTATAACACCCCGGAACTGAAAACCGCGGTCACCCGCGCCGCCGCGCAGCAGCGTGCGACCTGGGCCCAAGGCCATGAACAGGCAGGGATGACACCCAAAGGCGCAGTGACCGAACTCCTGCGGCTCCAGGAACGACTCGCCACCGTTACCCGGCAACGCGATCACTACAAACGCGCAGTGAACACCAACCTCGCCGAAGCGCTGGCAGGGAGAACCCCGGAACAGATGGCCAGCTACATCAGCGAACTGGAAAGCCAACTCAGCACAGAACGCACGAGCACTGAACAGGCCCGCACCGCGATCTCACTACTCGAAGCCCAGGTCGAAGACCTGAACGACCAGCTGCGCGCCGCGCAGTCCATCAACAGGACCATGATGAAACAACGTAACGACCCGGCGTCCGTTACAAGGCTCGAGGCCCGAATGCCTGAAGATCGCTAG
- a CDS encoding tyrosine-type recombinase/integrase — protein MTASAEFLRRESPVPEAGSYLAFLESMIEPQWRPGEWDHKLWLLAADPDNPLTGIYPCPTPGCPRVATVTGRLCRSCTSGEPGAEPAPARRWSPEPDAPRCIVGSAGRNCQAMGMIRGLCHLHYGRWHRSFDNGQPRLSVEEFAAADTIMYRAGKPCACPGCGEESNQRATRLCLWHHSMFRRLTKLGVDLEAFTAVERPLNLRYHRHVFSFIDLPPILRTELLLVLQERDRNSFRILPVTMRRIVRTAMETRARSIHRLLDTEEARTRRDASVIGFLRHAGLITARWRYRHSGRDMRSEDVWDAAVIGLRIDRTTHTLCSKGTLDFRPISVDWLREAAKDYSRHFDLAADQVRDVIRTIQVVSDALARRPHGTRPELLTRADSNAVVDAYRHLTDTDGEPRTDSVKYDYFKLFQRILRDGGDLETLARVSPRFMFITAESLPTAARARNPGKAIPEHIIRILDANLELLAVDEAYAIPVGRTRALHNLMLQTIYQLLRDLGRRPTEIYSLPRDTLRETDDGQPYIIYNSLKTAEYGLELPIHRSTARVIQTWQSALGTIEDIHPDAAGYLFPSPRRYGPQSRTHITPTGFHTNYWRWIDRIRKLPDVRADPAKPADFLTRSRMGLYNWRHTYAQRLSDNSTPPDVIQELMNHKSFTTSTGYIKITRERQRQAIETVNSTTIDRRGLLHGPKDYAAYVRESVATPLGLCTEPSNVKAAGQSCPVRNKCGGCQYYRANLSHLPQIDAHIVALTADLAAAGDIAEPWIHQSLKAEISSYKRMRTALLKEKSKLTPEDKAAIDDAVTLLQQIPPAAPHLEAAGERRMLPLTPVRTADRT, from the coding sequence GTGACAGCCTCCGCCGAATTCCTCCGCCGAGAATCGCCGGTCCCCGAAGCCGGCTCCTATCTGGCCTTTCTGGAATCCATGATCGAGCCCCAATGGCGCCCCGGCGAATGGGACCACAAGCTGTGGCTGCTCGCTGCAGACCCGGACAATCCCTTGACCGGGATCTACCCCTGCCCGACGCCCGGGTGCCCCCGCGTCGCGACCGTCACAGGACGCCTCTGCCGTTCCTGCACCAGTGGAGAACCCGGTGCCGAACCCGCCCCGGCAAGGCGTTGGTCCCCGGAGCCCGATGCTCCGCGCTGCATCGTCGGCTCAGCCGGACGGAACTGCCAGGCCATGGGCATGATCAGGGGGCTCTGTCACCTGCACTACGGCCGCTGGCACCGCAGCTTCGACAATGGGCAACCCCGGCTCAGCGTTGAGGAGTTCGCCGCGGCCGACACCATCATGTATCGGGCCGGCAAGCCCTGCGCATGCCCAGGCTGCGGGGAAGAATCGAACCAACGCGCCACAAGGCTCTGCCTCTGGCACCACAGCATGTTCCGTAGACTCACCAAGCTCGGCGTCGACCTTGAGGCCTTCACCGCGGTCGAACGCCCCCTTAACCTCCGCTACCACCGCCATGTGTTCTCCTTCATCGATCTGCCACCGATCCTTCGGACCGAACTGCTGCTCGTCCTCCAGGAACGGGACCGCAACTCTTTCCGGATCCTGCCGGTCACGATGCGCCGGATAGTCCGGACTGCCATGGAAACCCGCGCCCGCTCCATCCACCGGCTGCTGGACACCGAAGAGGCCCGGACCCGCCGCGACGCCAGCGTCATCGGGTTCCTCCGGCACGCCGGCCTGATCACGGCCCGCTGGCGATACCGCCACTCCGGTCGCGACATGCGCTCCGAAGACGTCTGGGACGCGGCCGTCATCGGCCTTCGCATAGACCGGACAACCCACACGCTCTGTTCCAAAGGCACTCTCGATTTCCGCCCCATCAGCGTCGACTGGCTGCGCGAGGCCGCCAAGGACTACTCCCGGCACTTCGACCTCGCCGCCGACCAGGTGCGGGACGTCATCCGCACGATTCAGGTCGTCTCGGATGCCTTGGCACGCCGCCCTCACGGAACCCGGCCCGAGCTCCTGACCCGGGCTGACTCAAACGCAGTCGTGGACGCCTACCGCCACCTCACCGACACCGACGGCGAACCCCGCACGGACTCCGTGAAATACGACTACTTCAAGCTCTTCCAACGGATCCTCCGAGATGGCGGGGACCTCGAAACCCTGGCCCGGGTCAGCCCCAGGTTCATGTTCATCACGGCGGAGTCCCTCCCCACCGCGGCGCGCGCCAGGAACCCTGGGAAGGCGATCCCGGAGCACATCATCAGGATTCTCGATGCGAACCTGGAACTGCTCGCCGTGGACGAGGCTTATGCCATTCCGGTCGGTCGGACCCGGGCCCTCCATAACCTGATGCTGCAGACCATCTACCAGCTGCTGCGAGACCTCGGCCGGCGGCCCACGGAAATCTACTCCCTGCCCCGCGACACCCTGCGGGAAACCGACGACGGCCAGCCCTACATCATCTACAACAGTCTCAAAACAGCGGAGTACGGGCTGGAACTTCCCATTCACCGCTCCACCGCCCGCGTCATCCAGACCTGGCAGAGCGCGCTTGGGACCATCGAGGACATCCACCCCGACGCTGCCGGCTACCTGTTTCCCTCGCCACGGCGCTACGGCCCCCAGTCACGGACCCACATCACGCCCACGGGCTTTCACACCAACTACTGGCGCTGGATCGACCGGATCCGGAAGTTGCCGGACGTCCGGGCCGACCCGGCGAAACCAGCCGACTTCCTCACCAGGTCCCGGATGGGCCTCTATAACTGGCGCCACACCTATGCCCAACGACTCAGCGACAACAGCACTCCACCTGATGTCATTCAGGAACTGATGAACCACAAGAGCTTCACGACCTCCACCGGATACATCAAAATCACCAGGGAACGTCAGCGTCAGGCCATTGAGACCGTCAACAGCACTACGATTGACCGCCGGGGGCTGCTCCACGGACCCAAAGACTATGCGGCCTATGTCCGGGAATCCGTGGCGACGCCGCTGGGGCTCTGCACCGAGCCCAGTAACGTCAAAGCAGCCGGACAATCCTGCCCCGTCCGCAACAAATGCGGCGGCTGCCAGTACTACCGGGCCAACCTCTCCCACCTGCCCCAGATCGACGCCCACATCGTCGCCCTCACCGCAGACCTCGCCGCAGCCGGCGACATCGCCGAACCCTGGATCCACCAATCACTCAAAGCAGAGATCAGCTCCTACAAACGAATGCGCACCGCGCTGCTGAAGGAAAAATCCAAGCTCACCCCCGAGGACAAAGCCGCCATCGATGACGCCGTCACGCTCCTGCAGCAAATCCCTCCCGCAGCGCCTCACCTTGAAGCCGCCGGAGAGCGTCGGATGCTGCCGCTGACACCCGTCCGAACCGCGGACCGGACATGA
- a CDS encoding tyrosine-type recombinase/integrase: MVDDRFVLGEVCRGYALWLAHSGRAVNTQKAYQLRLARFLSWCAETDTRWEGLRFHELAAYKASLEGLPDKSGGRLSGKTVNAHVTAVMVFLRYAVAHGFGTDQLRAMVEGGRHAVASLGPQGQWKTAPARPVKAREIKRRPVVLTRSQIGRVLEAVERPRDRLLVLLMLRCGLRAGELLGLRLEDMHMLPDSGHLGCTVPGPHVHVERRSNPNGAWAKSPYERNVPLPADVCEVHAAYMDQRYASLGGNQPDALFLSLTAKNPAPLGYPGLHRMLAAVGKTTGLPIRAHQFRHTAATSWARAKVDPDVIMGLLGHRSLASTSIYLHPSQEELRRAVEETLPGKDAPQ; this comes from the coding sequence GTGGTGGACGACCGCTTCGTTCTCGGGGAAGTATGTCGTGGTTACGCGCTGTGGTTGGCGCATTCGGGGCGTGCCGTCAATACCCAAAAGGCCTATCAACTAAGGCTGGCGAGGTTCCTCTCGTGGTGCGCTGAAACGGATACCAGGTGGGAAGGGCTCCGCTTCCACGAGCTCGCCGCTTACAAGGCCAGCCTTGAAGGGTTGCCTGACAAGAGTGGGGGCAGGTTGTCGGGGAAAACGGTCAACGCTCATGTGACGGCCGTGATGGTGTTCCTGCGTTATGCCGTGGCCCACGGCTTCGGGACCGACCAATTGCGGGCGATGGTGGAGGGTGGCCGCCACGCCGTGGCGTCCCTTGGTCCCCAGGGGCAATGGAAGACGGCTCCGGCCAGGCCGGTGAAGGCCCGGGAGATCAAACGACGGCCAGTGGTCCTGACCCGGTCACAGATCGGCCGTGTCCTGGAGGCGGTCGAGAGGCCACGGGACAGGCTCTTGGTGTTGTTGATGCTGCGTTGCGGCCTGCGGGCCGGCGAACTACTCGGCCTAAGGCTGGAGGACATGCACATGCTGCCCGACTCCGGCCATCTGGGCTGCACGGTTCCCGGGCCCCACGTCCATGTTGAACGGCGCAGCAACCCGAATGGGGCCTGGGCCAAGTCACCGTATGAGCGGAACGTCCCATTGCCTGCCGATGTTTGTGAGGTCCACGCCGCCTACATGGACCAAAGATACGCATCCCTGGGCGGCAATCAGCCGGACGCGTTGTTCCTGTCTCTGACCGCCAAAAACCCGGCGCCCTTGGGATACCCGGGGCTGCACCGCATGCTCGCCGCCGTTGGAAAGACCACGGGGTTGCCGATCCGGGCGCATCAGTTCCGGCATACCGCAGCCACCAGCTGGGCACGGGCCAAGGTCGACCCGGATGTCATCATGGGACTGCTGGGCCACAGGTCATTGGCGTCGACGTCGATCTATCTGCACCCGTCGCAGGAGGAGCTTCGCAGAGCGGTGGAAGAAACCCTGCCCGGTAAGGATGCACCGCAGTGA
- a CDS encoding LysM peptidoglycan-binding domain-containing protein, with translation MALALLMLGILLSLLAVGLLSQWQQSMARHQGESVDILLGGATAVAGISLLLWWAVSILSACASVLLERLGRHRAAAAARRLSPAFMQRAVVAALSLQLVTGVPANAGVISTAGPEWTPTQEQAASSAASSPVARHDAPQPTATNNPRGEQVQNQPLPYEAPSAGREGPSPAWESGTPPAVTGLNPGWQPAPPVVEPGLLAAPKARTTAGPGLGRSDTAAIDRGGPTTAVTVLAGDTLWDIVAAYLGPEASDVEVALEWPRWYSANRALIGGNPDVLLPGQILHAPAVS, from the coding sequence ATGGCACTGGCCCTGCTGATGCTTGGCATCCTGCTCTCCCTCCTCGCAGTGGGCCTGCTGTCCCAGTGGCAGCAATCCATGGCGCGGCACCAAGGCGAATCGGTGGATATCCTCTTGGGCGGGGCCACAGCAGTTGCCGGCATTTCGCTTCTACTCTGGTGGGCGGTCTCAATCCTGAGTGCCTGTGCGTCCGTTCTGCTGGAACGCCTGGGACGACACCGGGCCGCAGCGGCCGCGCGACGGCTTTCGCCGGCTTTCATGCAGCGGGCAGTGGTTGCCGCACTCTCACTGCAACTCGTGACAGGTGTCCCCGCGAACGCGGGGGTGATAAGCACGGCAGGGCCCGAGTGGACACCAACACAGGAACAGGCGGCATCATCCGCTGCATCAAGCCCGGTTGCCCGCCATGACGCGCCGCAGCCTACCGCCACCAACAACCCCCGTGGCGAACAGGTCCAAAACCAGCCACTTCCGTATGAAGCACCATCAGCCGGCCGCGAAGGTCCTTCACCGGCATGGGAATCCGGCACCCCACCAGCCGTCACCGGGCTCAACCCCGGATGGCAGCCGGCTCCCCCGGTGGTGGAACCGGGACTGCTGGCCGCACCGAAGGCCAGGACCACTGCCGGCCCCGGGTTGGGTCGCAGTGACACCGCAGCCATTGACAGGGGCGGCCCGACGACGGCGGTGACCGTACTCGCCGGCGACACGCTGTGGGACATCGTTGCTGCCTATCTGGGACCGGAGGCTTCAGACGTGGAGGTCGCCCTTGAATGGCCGCGGTGGTATTCAGCGAACCGTGCGCTGATCGGCGGGAACCCTGATGTCCTGCTGCCGGGCCAGATACTCCACGCGCCGGCAGTTTCGTAG
- a CDS encoding Rv3235 family protein, with protein MTALTSIRSVEELAANTRQAGGSPVKPRPVPATVLAAQSSRANPPSLQPVSEAAEVRAIIRGTVQASMEVLAGIRPIHQLARRLDPRCLASLQHRAALIRREITRTGNPSLARLHRNSTVRSVRVCEVADGIYEASAVVVDDVRARAVAVRLERSKQVWRVVELVIG; from the coding sequence ATGACAGCATTGACATCCATCCGGTCCGTTGAAGAGCTGGCCGCCAACACCAGGCAAGCGGGGGGCAGCCCCGTCAAGCCCCGGCCAGTGCCGGCGACGGTGCTTGCGGCCCAGTCTTCCCGGGCAAACCCTCCATCCCTGCAGCCGGTCAGTGAGGCTGCGGAAGTCAGGGCCATTATCCGGGGGACGGTTCAGGCATCCATGGAGGTCCTGGCCGGAATCCGTCCCATCCACCAGTTGGCGCGCCGCCTGGATCCGCGTTGCCTGGCATCGCTGCAGCACCGCGCTGCGCTGATCAGGCGCGAAATCACCAGGACGGGCAACCCCTCGCTGGCCAGGCTGCATAGGAATTCAACAGTCCGCTCCGTACGCGTCTGCGAGGTAGCCGACGGAATCTATGAGGCCAGCGCCGTGGTGGTGGATGATGTGCGGGCCCGCGCCGTCGCTGTCCGGCTTGAGCGCAGCAAGCAGGTGTGGCGGGTCGTCGAACTTGTCATCGGCTGA